In uncultured Methanobrevibacter sp., the following proteins share a genomic window:
- the purL gene encoding phosphoribosylformylglycinamidine synthase subunit PurL: MTLTDSEVKYIEGILGREMNELEEGMLDVMFSEHCSYKSSRPILKLFPTEGENIVLGPGDDAGLVSITDEYALAVGMESHNHPSAIEPYGGAGTGIGGILRDIISMGAMPIALLDSLRFGPLEDQKSRYLFEHVVEGISDYGNRVGVPTVAGEIEFDESFRTNPLVNVLCAGLVKKDEIVMAVAPNIGDVFLLMGGTTGRDGIHGVTFASEELTSNSETEDRPAVQVADPFTKKRVLEASLEILEKIDCSGVKDLGGGGLTCCVSELVDKSGNGAVVDLRAIPLREEGMTPYEIMLSESQERMIFVINPKDVELAQAICDKHEIPSAVIGEVTDGNHMVVKDFDAEVELQTLCDVPTILLADPPSLDREMREPAKPTDLVEVVDGPIDESLIKVLSSPNIASKEWVYKQYDHEVQTRTVVKPGDDAAVLQIDDETAVAITADSNTIHTKLTPYDGGAGSVAEAIRNVVSMGAKPYAVVDCLNFGNPETPEILWQFKECIKGMSDIAEKFEAPVISGNVSFYNETEGIKINPTPAVGVIGVEKLSSIRTLPFKEEGDKIIIIGKTYDEVEGSEYHRAVHSLEQGDAPKIRIDDELASAKTILDLIENDGDYVKYLEGEDELAITATHDVSAGGIAIALSEMAMSGKLGCEVDISKVPAEEGISDNNLLFSESHARFIITVSADKAEEIIDSLDVDAAIIGEVKGDSLVIKKDDETIVDLAVAELDDAYHGVIEKYMA; encoded by the coding sequence ATGACTTTAACAGATTCTGAAGTAAAATATATTGAAGGAATTCTCGGAAGAGAAATGAACGAATTGGAAGAGGGAATGTTAGATGTAATGTTCTCTGAGCACTGTTCATATAAAAGTAGTAGGCCAATTTTAAAGTTGTTCCCTACTGAAGGAGAAAACATAGTTTTAGGTCCTGGGGATGATGCAGGTCTCGTATCCATTACAGATGAGTATGCTCTTGCTGTAGGTATGGAAAGTCATAATCACCCTTCAGCTATTGAACCTTACGGTGGAGCAGGTACTGGTATTGGAGGTATCTTAAGAGACATTATCTCTATGGGTGCAATGCCAATTGCACTTTTAGATAGCTTGCGTTTCGGTCCACTTGAAGACCAAAAGTCCAGATACTTGTTTGAGCATGTAGTGGAAGGAATATCTGACTATGGTAATAGGGTAGGTGTTCCAACCGTTGCTGGTGAGATTGAATTTGATGAGTCCTTCAGAACAAACCCTCTTGTAAACGTTTTATGTGCAGGGCTTGTGAAAAAGGACGAAATCGTAATGGCAGTTGCTCCAAATATTGGTGATGTCTTCTTGCTTATGGGTGGAACTACCGGTAGGGATGGAATTCATGGGGTAACCTTCGCATCTGAAGAGTTAACTTCCAATTCTGAAACTGAAGACCGTCCTGCTGTGCAAGTTGCAGATCCATTTACCAAAAAGAGAGTGCTTGAAGCTTCACTTGAAATTCTTGAAAAAATAGATTGTTCCGGTGTAAAGGATTTAGGTGGTGGAGGTCTTACTTGCTGTGTTTCAGAACTTGTAGACAAATCTGGAAATGGTGCAGTTGTAGACCTTAGGGCCATTCCTCTTCGTGAAGAGGGAATGACTCCTTACGAAATTATGCTTTCAGAATCCCAGGAACGTATGATTTTTGTCATTAACCCTAAAGATGTTGAATTGGCACAAGCTATCTGTGACAAGCATGAAATTCCTTCTGCTGTGATTGGTGAAGTTACTGATGGTAACCATATGGTTGTTAAGGATTTCGATGCAGAAGTGGAATTGCAAACATTATGTGATGTTCCAACAATCCTTTTAGCAGATCCTCCTTCACTTGATAGGGAAATGAGAGAGCCTGCTAAACCAACTGATTTGGTTGAAGTGGTAGATGGCCCAATAGATGAATCATTGATTAAAGTGTTGTCCTCCCCTAATATTGCAAGCAAGGAATGGGTTTACAAGCAATATGACCATGAAGTTCAAACCAGAACTGTAGTAAAACCTGGTGATGATGCAGCCGTATTGCAAATTGATGATGAAACCGCTGTTGCAATTACTGCTGATTCCAATACAATCCACACTAAATTGACTCCATATGATGGTGGAGCAGGAAGTGTTGCAGAAGCAATCCGTAATGTGGTTTCAATGGGTGCAAAACCTTATGCTGTTGTAGATTGCTTAAACTTCGGTAACCCAGAAACTCCTGAAATCCTTTGGCAATTCAAGGAGTGCATTAAGGGAATGTCTGACATTGCAGAGAAATTCGAAGCTCCTGTAATCAGTGGAAATGTAAGTTTCTACAATGAAACAGAAGGTATTAAAATCAACCCGACCCCTGCTGTAGGAGTTATCGGTGTTGAAAAGCTTTCAAGCATCAGAACACTCCCATTCAAGGAAGAAGGAGATAAAATCATTATTATCGGTAAAACCTATGATGAAGTTGAAGGTTCTGAATACCACAGAGCTGTACATTCTCTTGAACAAGGGGATGCTCCTAAAATCAGAATCGATGATGAATTGGCATCTGCAAAAACCATTCTTGACTTAATTGAAAATGACGGGGACTATGTAAAATACCTTGAAGGCGAAGATGAACTTGCAATAACCGCTACACACGATGTATCTGCTGGTGGAATAGCTATTGCATTATCTGAAATGGCTATGAGCGGTAAACTTGGCTGTGAAGTGGACATTAGCAAAGTTCCAGCCGAAGAGGGCATCAGTGACAATAACTTATTGTTCTCAGAATCCCATGCAAGATTCATCATAACTGTAAGCGCTGATAAGGCAGAAGAAATAATCGATTCCCTTGATGTGGACGCTGCAATCATTGGTGAAGTCAAAGGAGATTCATTAGTAATTAAAAAAGATGATGAAACAATTGTAGATTTAGCTGTAGCAGAATTGGATGACGCTTATCATGGTGTCATTGAAAAGTATATGGCTTAA
- a CDS encoding DUF192 domain-containing protein: MTLIKSNEEIGKIRIANTFFSRLMGLMFKKNARVPLLFEIPERINKKERSSIHSFFMRFEIVLVFIDKGNVVYEIAKMKPWNYYIPKKPAKYIVEFDKREFNDCLKIGDEIEIDIEDETDVICLK; this comes from the coding sequence ATGACACTCATTAAATCAAATGAGGAAATTGGAAAAATCAGAATAGCCAATACTTTCTTTAGTCGATTGATGGGACTTATGTTTAAAAAAAATGCAAGGGTTCCATTGCTGTTTGAGATTCCTGAAAGAATAAATAAGAAGGAAAGATCTTCAATCCATAGCTTTTTCATGAGATTTGAGATAGTTTTAGTTTTTATTGATAAAGGTAATGTGGTTTATGAAATAGCTAAAATGAAGCCGTGGAATTATTATATTCCTAAAAAACCAGCAAAATATATAGTGGAATTTGATAAAAGAGAATTCAATGATTGCTTGAAAATAGGGGATGAGATAGAAATAGATATAGAGGATGAAACAGATGTAATATGTTTAAAATAA